In one window of Rhodopseudomonas palustris HaA2 DNA:
- a CDS encoding DUF4170 domain-containing protein, translated as MSNGSNFWVIGGEFGSMNFHKLVEGSAQVQGPFKTRKEAEEAWKVVSEENRHRAGVRFSIVEEPNRATA; from the coding sequence ATGTCGAACGGCAGCAATTTCTGGGTGATTGGCGGCGAGTTCGGTTCGATGAACTTCCACAAGCTCGTTGAAGGTTCGGCCCAGGTTCAGGGTCCGTTCAAGACGCGCAAGGAGGCCGAAGAGGCCTGGAAGGTCGTCTCCGAGGAAAACCGGCATCGCGCAGGCGTGCGGTTCTCCATCGTCGAAGAGCCGAACCGCGCGACGGCCTGA
- a CDS encoding isocitrate lyase: MNFQPRGISDLAAQKPASYQSQIEAAEALLKDQPTWNGVKAEAVARMRLQNRFKTGLDVARYTAALMRADMAAYDADSTKYTQSLGCWHGFIAQQKLISVKKHFNTTDRTYLYLSGWMIAALRSEFGPLPDQSMHEKTSVPALIEELYTFLRQADARELNTIFRDLDAARKAGDKAKETALIEKIDNFQTHVVPVIADIDAGFGNAEATYLLAKKMIEAGACALQIENQVSDEKQCGHQDGKVTVPHEVFLAKIRACRHAFLELGVEDGIIVTRTDSLGAGLTQQIAVSHAPGDIGDQYNSFLDCEEVDVTSVGNGDVIISREGKLLRPKRLPSNLYQFREGTGADRCVLDCITSLQNGADLLWIETEKPNIAQIASMVDRIREVIPNAKLAYNNSPSFNWTLNFRWQVYDEMKAAGKDVSQYNRAELMKAEYDETPLAKEADEKIRTFQADSAKRAGIFHHLITLPTYHTAALSTDNLAKEYFGEQGMLGYVKNVQRQEIRQGIACVKHQDMAGSNIGDDHKEYFAGEAALKAGGAHNTMNQFG; the protein is encoded by the coding sequence ATGAATTTCCAGCCGCGTGGGATCAGCGATCTGGCCGCCCAGAAGCCCGCCTCCTATCAGAGCCAAATCGAGGCGGCCGAAGCGCTCCTCAAGGACCAGCCCACCTGGAACGGCGTCAAGGCCGAAGCTGTGGCCCGGATGCGCCTGCAGAACCGTTTCAAGACCGGCCTCGACGTCGCGCGCTACACCGCCGCGCTGATGCGCGCCGACATGGCAGCCTATGACGCCGACAGCACCAAATATACCCAGTCGCTCGGCTGCTGGCACGGCTTCATCGCGCAGCAGAAGCTGATTTCGGTGAAGAAGCATTTCAACACCACCGATCGCACCTACCTGTATCTGTCCGGCTGGATGATCGCGGCGCTGCGCTCCGAATTCGGCCCGCTGCCCGACCAGTCGATGCACGAGAAGACCTCGGTGCCGGCGCTGATCGAAGAGCTCTACACCTTCCTGCGTCAGGCCGACGCCCGTGAGCTCAACACGATTTTCCGCGACCTCGACGCCGCCCGCAAGGCCGGCGACAAGGCCAAGGAAACCGCGCTGATCGAAAAGATCGACAATTTCCAGACCCACGTCGTGCCGGTGATCGCCGACATCGACGCCGGCTTCGGCAATGCCGAGGCGACCTATCTGCTCGCCAAGAAGATGATCGAGGCCGGCGCCTGCGCGCTGCAGATCGAGAACCAGGTGTCCGACGAAAAGCAGTGCGGCCATCAGGACGGCAAGGTGACGGTGCCGCACGAGGTCTTCCTGGCGAAGATCCGCGCCTGCCGCCACGCCTTCCTCGAACTCGGCGTCGAAGATGGCATCATCGTCACCCGCACCGATTCGCTCGGCGCAGGCCTGACCCAGCAGATCGCCGTCAGCCATGCGCCCGGCGACATCGGCGACCAGTACAACAGCTTCCTGGATTGCGAAGAGGTCGACGTGACGTCGGTCGGTAATGGCGACGTCATCATCAGCCGCGAGGGCAAGCTGCTGCGCCCGAAGCGTCTGCCCAGCAACCTGTACCAGTTCCGCGAAGGCACCGGTGCGGATCGCTGCGTGCTCGACTGCATCACCTCGCTGCAGAACGGCGCCGACCTGCTGTGGATCGAGACCGAGAAGCCGAACATCGCGCAGATCGCCTCGATGGTCGATCGGATCCGCGAAGTGATCCCGAACGCCAAGCTGGCCTACAACAACTCGCCGTCGTTCAACTGGACCCTCAACTTCCGTTGGCAGGTCTACGACGAGATGAAGGCGGCCGGTAAGGACGTCAGCCAGTACAATCGGGCCGAGCTGATGAAGGCGGAATACGACGAGACGCCGCTGGCGAAGGAAGCCGACGAGAAGATCCGGACCTTCCAGGCCGATTCGGCCAAGCGCGCCGGCATCTTCCATCATCTGATCACATTGCCGACCTATCACACGGCAGCGTTGTCGACCGACAATCTCGCCAAGGAATATTTTGGCGAACAGGGCATGCTGGGGTATGTCAAGAACGTGCAGCGCCAGGAAATCCGTCAGGGGATCGCCTGCGTCAAGCACCAGGACATGGCCGGCTCGAACATCGGCGACGACCACAAGGAATACTTCGCCGGCGAGGCCGCTTTGAAGGCCGGCGGCGCCCACAACACGATGAACCAGTTCGGCTAA
- a CDS encoding helix-turn-helix domain-containing protein: MAGESGKKLFVGPRFRRIRQQLGLSQTQIAEGLGISPSYINLIERNQRPVTAQILLRLAETYDLDLRDLATADEDRFFAELNEIFSDPLFRQIDLPKQELRDLAELCPGVTHSLQRLYAAYTEARRGETLVAAQMADRDEGTRFEANPIERVRDLIEANRNYFPELEQAAEAVRDELNVGSQEVYGALADRLRERHSITTRIMPVDVMRETLRRFDRHRRQLLISELVDSQGRAFQAAFQTGLTEYGSVIDGIVNRAGALDEPARRLYRITLGNYFAAALMMPYAAFHAAAEQLSYDVNVLAQRFNAGFEQVCHRLTTLQRPTARGVPFFLLRVDNAGNVSKRFSSGTFPFSKFGGTCPLWNVHSTFDTPDRLLKQVIELPDGSRYFSIAQMVRRPVAPHPQPQPRFAIGLGCEIRHASKLTYAAGMDLEKAEGTPIGVNCRLCERENCSQRAEPPITRTLILDENTRRASSFAFSNAREL; the protein is encoded by the coding sequence ATGGCGGGTGAATCCGGGAAAAAACTGTTCGTCGGCCCCCGGTTCCGGCGAATCCGGCAGCAACTCGGCCTGTCGCAGACCCAGATTGCCGAAGGGCTCGGGATTTCGCCGAGCTATATCAATCTGATCGAACGGAACCAGCGCCCCGTGACCGCCCAGATTCTGCTCAGGCTGGCGGAGACCTACGATCTCGATCTGCGTGACCTCGCGACCGCCGACGAGGACCGTTTTTTCGCCGAACTCAACGAGATCTTCTCCGACCCGCTGTTCCGCCAGATCGACCTGCCGAAGCAGGAACTGCGCGACCTCGCCGAGCTGTGCCCCGGCGTCACCCACTCGCTGCAGCGATTGTACGCCGCCTACACCGAAGCGCGGCGCGGCGAGACGCTGGTCGCGGCGCAGATGGCCGATCGCGACGAGGGCACCAGGTTCGAGGCCAACCCGATCGAGCGCGTCCGCGACCTGATCGAGGCCAACCGCAACTATTTCCCGGAGCTCGAGCAGGCCGCCGAGGCGGTGCGCGACGAACTGAATGTCGGCTCGCAGGAGGTCTATGGCGCGCTCGCCGACCGGCTGCGCGAGCGGCATTCGATCACCACCCGGATCATGCCGGTCGACGTGATGCGCGAGACGCTGCGCCGGTTCGACCGCCACCGCCGGCAATTGCTGATCTCCGAACTGGTCGACTCGCAGGGCCGCGCCTTCCAGGCCGCGTTCCAGACCGGCCTCACCGAATATGGCAGCGTGATCGACGGCATCGTCAACCGCGCCGGCGCCCTCGACGAGCCGGCGCGGCGACTCTACCGGATCACGCTCGGCAATTACTTCGCCGCCGCGCTGATGATGCCCTACGCCGCTTTCCATGCCGCCGCCGAACAGCTCAGCTACGATGTCAACGTGCTGGCGCAGCGCTTCAACGCCGGCTTCGAGCAGGTCTGCCATCGCCTCACCACGCTGCAACGGCCGACCGCGCGCGGCGTGCCGTTCTTCCTGCTGCGGGTCGACAACGCCGGCAACGTCTCCAAGCGGTTCTCCTCCGGCACCTTCCCGTTCTCGAAATTCGGCGGAACCTGCCCGTTGTGGAACGTGCACTCGACCTTCGATACGCCAGACCGGCTGCTGAAACAGGTGATCGAACTGCCCGACGGCAGCCGCTATTTCTCGATCGCCCAGATGGTGCGCCGGCCGGTGGCGCCGCACCCGCAGCCGCAGCCGCGCTTCGCCATCGGGCTCGGCTGCGAAATCCGCCACGCGTCGAAGCTGACCTACGCCGCCGGCATGGACCTGGAGAAAGCCGAAGGCACGCCGATCGGCGTCAACTGCCGCCTCTGCGAACGCGAAAACTGCAGCCAGCGCGCCGAGCCGCCGATCACCCGGACGCTGATCCTGGACGAGAACACGCGGCGGGCGTCGAGCTTTGCGTTCAGCAATGCAAGGGAGTTGTGA
- a CDS encoding type II toxin-antitoxin system RelB/DinJ family antitoxin, with translation MLQSLMPTKPRAKSPSRATTGQPARLTAKTAARKAVKSSYINARVEPKLKKSAEAVLDKLGLSTTYAVTIFLKQVVAHKGMPFPVKVPNKETIRAMRELDRGGGTRHDGDAASLFADILGPKPRKS, from the coding sequence GTGTTACAAAGCCTGATGCCTACAAAACCCCGTGCCAAATCTCCGTCTCGAGCAACGACCGGGCAGCCGGCCCGGCTGACCGCGAAGACGGCTGCACGCAAGGCCGTCAAGAGCAGCTATATCAACGCCCGGGTCGAGCCGAAGCTCAAGAAGAGCGCCGAAGCGGTCCTCGACAAGCTCGGACTCTCGACCACCTATGCGGTGACGATATTCCTTAAGCAAGTCGTCGCTCACAAAGGCATGCCGTTTCCGGTGAAGGTACCGAACAAGGAAACCATCCGTGCGATGCGCGAGTTGGACCGTGGTGGCGGGACCCGGCACGATGGCGATGCCGCCTCGCTGTTCGCCGACATTCTCGGGCCCAAGCCTCGGAAATCATGA
- a CDS encoding type II toxin-antitoxin system YafQ family toxin, whose protein sequence is MVDALSSGAPLPPVCRPHALKGPWTGYLECHIGPDWLLIYRLTPEEVLLARTGTHSDLFDE, encoded by the coding sequence ATTGTCGACGCCCTGTCGTCGGGAGCGCCGCTTCCGCCAGTATGCCGTCCGCACGCGCTGAAAGGCCCTTGGACCGGCTACCTTGAATGCCACATCGGACCGGATTGGCTTTTGATCTATCGACTGACACCGGAAGAGGTGCTGCTCGCGAGGACCGGCACCCACTCCGATCTGTTCGATGAATGA